The following are encoded together in the Lathyrus oleraceus cultivar Zhongwan6 chromosome 3, CAAS_Psat_ZW6_1.0, whole genome shotgun sequence genome:
- the LOC127128246 gene encoding heat shock cognate 70 kDa protein 2: MAKKYEGPAIGIDLGTTYSCVAVWQEQNNRAEIIHNEQGNKTTPSFVAFTDSQRLIGDAAKNQAASNPVNTIFDAKRLIGRKYSDSVIQNDLQLWPFKVVSGIDDNPVIVVNFKNEEKCFVAEEISAMILTKMKEIADKFLESKVKDAVITVPAYFNDSQRKATKDAGAISGLNVIRIINEPTAAALAYGLQKRANSVEERNIFVFDLGGGTFDVSLLTIKKNEFDVKATAGDTHLGGEDFDHKMVNHFVKEFKRKHKKDISGIPKALRRLRTACERAKRTLSFDSETAIDIDAIFEGIDLCSSITRAKFEQLNMDLFEKCMETVESCLTDAKIDKKNIDDVVLVGGSSRIPKVMQLLQDFFNGKDLCLSINPDEAVAYGAAVQAALLTGGIKSVPNLVLRDVIPLSLGIMVKGDVMSVLIPRNSTIPVKKKQIYHTCEDDQPGVSIDVYEGERMVASENNLLGVFVLKVPLAPRGLPVNVCFSIDADGILNVSAEEETSGNKKAITITKENGRLSAEEIERMIEEAEKFKADDVKFMKKVKAMNVLEDYLYNMRKVIKDGSVTSKLSLTDKMKINAAMVKGKMLIDDKQDREMFVFVDFLKELESIFESALNKINRSYSDEESDSD, encoded by the exons ATGGCAAAGAAATATGAAGGACCTGCTATTGGAATTGACCTTGGCACAACCTATTCATGTGTCGCTGTATGGCAGGAACAAAACAACCGAGCTGAGATAATTCACAATGAACAAGGAAACAAAACCACTCCTTCTTTTGTTGCTTTTACTGACTCTCAAAGGTTGATTGGTGATGCTGCAAAAAATCAAGCCGCTTCAAATCCAGTCAACACTATCTTTG ATGCAAAGAGGTTGATTGGAAGGAAATATAGTGATTCTGTTATTCAAAATGATCTACAGTTGTGGCCATTTAAGGTTGTTTCTGGAATTGATGACAACCCTGTGATTGTTGTTAATttcaaaaatgaagaaaagtgCTTTGTTGCCGAGGAGATTTCAGCGATGATTCTTACGAAGATGAAGGAGATAGCAGATAAATTTTTGGAGTCAAAGGTTAAAGATGCAGTAATCACCGTGCCTGCTTATTTCAATGACTCTCAGAGAAAAGCCACAAAAGATGCTGGTGCCATTTCCGGACTCAATGTCATTCGGATCATCAATGAACCTACTGCTGCTGCTCTTGCATATGGCCTTCAGAAGAGAGCCAATTCTGTTGAAGAGAGAAATATTTTCGTCTTTGATCTTGGTGGTGGAACTTTCGATGTGTCGCTTCTTACCATCAAGAAAAATGAATTTGATGTTAAGGCTACCGCGGGAGATACTCATCTTGGAGGAGAAGACTTTGATCACAAAATGGTTAACCACTTCGTGAAGGAGTTCAAGAGGAAACATAAGAAGGACATAAGTGGGATCCCAAAGGCCCTTAGAAGATTGAGAACCGCTTGCGAGAGGGCTAAAAGGACACTTTCATTTGACAGCGAGACCGCAATTGATATAGATGCTATATTTGAAGGTATTGACTTGTGTTCATCCATCACTCGTGCTAAGTTTGAGCAACTCAACATGGATCTTTTCGAGAAGTGTATGGAAACAGTTGAAAGTTGTCTTACTGATGCTAAAATCGATAAGAAAAATATAGATGATGTTGTTCTTGTTGGCGGTAGTTCTAGGATTCCCAAAGTGATGCAGCTATTGCAAGATTTTTTCAATGGGAAGGATCTATGTTTGAGCATCAACCCTGATGAGGCTGTTGCTTATGGTGCAGCTGTCCAGGCTGCCTTGCTGACCGGTGGCATAAAGTCTGTTCCAAACTTAGTGCTGCGAGATGTTATACCATTGTCACTTGGTATAATGGTAAAAGGAGATGTCATGAGTGTATTGATTCCGAGAAATTCTACAATTCCCGTAAAGAAGAAGCAAATATACCATACATGTGAAGATGACCAACCTGGTGTCTCAATAGACGTTTACGAGGGCGAGAGAATGGTTGCAAGTGAAAACAACTTGCTTGGTGTATTTGTACTCAAAGTTCCTCTTGCGCCTCGAGGCCTTCCTGTTAATGTTTGCTTTTCTATTGACGCTGACGGTATATTAAACGTCTCTGCTGAGGAAGAAACCAGTGGTAATAAGAAAGCTATTACGATAACGAAAGAAAATGGAAGACTCTCAGCGGAAGAAATTGAGAGAATGATAGAGGAGGCTGAGAAGTTCAAGGCTGATGATGTGAAGTTTATGAAGAAAGTGAAAGCAATGAATGTTTTAGAGGATTATCTTTATAACATGAGGAAAGTAATAAAGGATGGTAGTGTTACTTCCAAGCTTAGCTTAACTGATAAAATGAAGATCAATGCTGCAATGGTAAAGGGAAAAATGTTGATTGATGATAAGCAGGACCGAGAAATGTTTGTGTTTGTCGACTTTTTGAAGGAGCTTGAGAGCATATTTGAATCTGCATTGAACAAGATTAACCGAAGTTACTCTGATGAGGAAAGTGACTCTGATTGA